The following coding sequences lie in one Vitis vinifera cultivar Pinot Noir 40024 chromosome 19, ASM3070453v1 genomic window:
- the LOC100257122 gene encoding succinate-semialdehyde dehydrogenase, mitochondrial isoform X1: protein MTYGSQLLFIVSEGFSRFGFHNLLLICHFYRQNFLIQISMDPQSAIAQVKRAGLFRTQGLIGGKWMDAYDGKTFEVYNPATGEVLANVACMGKKEANDAIASAHAAFTSWSKLTTAERSKLMRKWYDLLIAHQTELGQLITLEQGKPVAEGYNEVLIGASCLEFFLEEVKHCYGDIIPQTQADRRMFVLKQPVGVVGAITPWNLPLAMALRKVSPAMACGCTVVIKPSELTPLSALAVAELALQAGIPPGVFNMVMGFAPEIGDAFLASPKVRAITFTGSTAVGKMLLAGAAQTVKKTSMELGGNAPSMIFDDADLEVTVKGLMIVKFFNCGQTCISPNRILVQEGIHDKFAAALTKAVQTLRVGHGFDEGVTQGPLINQAALHKIEALVEDAVSQGAKVLVGGKRHSLGLTFYEPTVLVDVTSDMLISSTEIFGPVLALQRFKTEEEAIHLANDSNAGLAGYIYTENLRRCWRVAEAIEFGIVGVNDGLIPAASAPFGGFKQSGLGREGSKYGLDDFLEIKYLCLGNMV from the exons ATGACTTACGGGTCTCAACTATTGTTTATTGTTTCTGAAGGTTTTTCTCGATTTGGGTTTCATAATTTGCTGCTCATCTGCCATTTTTATAGGCAGAATTTCTTGATTCAG ATAAGCATGGATCCACAAAGTGCTATAGCTCAAGTTAAGAGGGCTGGTCTTTTTCGGACCCAGGGCCTTATTGGAGGAAAATGGATGGATGCTTATGATGGGAAGACTTTTGAG GTCTACAATCCCGCAACCGGTGAAGTTCTAGCTAATGTCGCGTGCATGGGTAAGAAGGAGGCCAATGATGCGATAGCTTCAGCTCATGCTGCATTCACTT CTTGGAGCAAACTTACTACTGCTGAAAGGAGTAAACTTATGAGGAAATG GTACGATTTACTAATTGCCCATCAAACCGAGCTTGGTCAACTTATAACACTGGAGCAAGGAAAACCTGTAGCGGAAGGCTATAATGAG GTCTTGATTGGGGCTAGTTGTTTGGAGTTCTTTCTTGAGGAAGTGAAGCATTGTTATGGTGATATAATTCCACAAACACAAGCAGATCGCCGAATGTTTGTTTTAAAGCAG CCTGTAGGTGTTGTTGGTGCAATTACTCCCTGGAACCTTCCATTGGCTATGGCTCTTCGGAAG GTTAGTCCTGCCATGGCTTGTGGCTGCACAGTGGTTATAAAGCCCTCTGAATTAACTCCATTGTCAGCCTTAGCAGTAGCTGAACTTGCTCTTCAAGCTGGAATTCCACCG GGTGTTTTCAACATGGTCATGGGATTTGCCCCTGAGATTGGGGATGCCTTCCTTGCAAGTCCAAAG GTTAGGGCGATCACTTTTACGGGCTCAACAGCTGTTGGGAAGATGTTGCTGGCTGGTGCTGCTCAGACTGTTAAAAAG ACATCTATGGAACTTGGCGGTAATGCACCTAGCATGATATTTGATGATGCAGACTTGGAGGTGACCGTGAAAGGACTT ATGATTGTGAAATTCTTTAATTGTGGACAAACATGTATTTCTCCGAATAGAATATTGGTACAAGAAG GTATTCACGATAAATTTGCAGCTGCCCTTACAAAAGCTGTCCAGACTCTGCGAGTTGGGCATGGCTTTGATGAAGGTGTGACCCAG GGCCCACTGATTAATCAAGCTGCATTGCACAAG ATTGAGGCATTGGTTGAAGATGCTGTCTCACAG GGGGCAAAAGTCCTCGTTGGGGGTAAAAGACACAGTTTGGGATTGACTTTTTATGAGCCCACAGTACTTGTCGATGTCACTAGTGATATGCTTATATCAAG TACCGAAATATTTGGACCTGTTCTAGCCCTGCAGCGATTTAAGACTGAGGAGGAAGCTATCCACCTTGCAAATGACAGTAATGCAG GTTTAGCAGGCTACATTTACACAGAGAACTTGCGTCGCTGTTGGCGTGTCGCTGAAGCTATCGAATTTGGAATTGTTGGTGTCAATGATGGATTAATTCCAGCAGCG AGTGCTCCATTTGGTGGGTTTAAGCAGTCTGGTCTTGGACGTGAAGGATCCAAGTATGGGTTGGATGATTTTCTAGAA ATCAAATATCTGTGCTTGGGAAATATGGTGTAA
- the LOC100257122 gene encoding succinate-semialdehyde dehydrogenase, mitochondrial isoform X2, giving the protein MDPQSAIAQVKRAGLFRTQGLIGGKWMDAYDGKTFEVYNPATGEVLANVACMGKKEANDAIASAHAAFTSWSKLTTAERSKLMRKWYDLLIAHQTELGQLITLEQGKPVAEGYNEVLIGASCLEFFLEEVKHCYGDIIPQTQADRRMFVLKQPVGVVGAITPWNLPLAMALRKVSPAMACGCTVVIKPSELTPLSALAVAELALQAGIPPGVFNMVMGFAPEIGDAFLASPKVRAITFTGSTAVGKMLLAGAAQTVKKTSMELGGNAPSMIFDDADLEVTVKGLMIVKFFNCGQTCISPNRILVQEGIHDKFAAALTKAVQTLRVGHGFDEGVTQGPLINQAALHKIEALVEDAVSQGAKVLVGGKRHSLGLTFYEPTVLVDVTSDMLISSTEIFGPVLALQRFKTEEEAIHLANDSNAGLAGYIYTENLRRCWRVAEAIEFGIVGVNDGLIPAASAPFGGFKQSGLGREGSKYGLDDFLEIKYLCLGNMV; this is encoded by the exons ATGGATCCACAAAGTGCTATAGCTCAAGTTAAGAGGGCTGGTCTTTTTCGGACCCAGGGCCTTATTGGAGGAAAATGGATGGATGCTTATGATGGGAAGACTTTTGAG GTCTACAATCCCGCAACCGGTGAAGTTCTAGCTAATGTCGCGTGCATGGGTAAGAAGGAGGCCAATGATGCGATAGCTTCAGCTCATGCTGCATTCACTT CTTGGAGCAAACTTACTACTGCTGAAAGGAGTAAACTTATGAGGAAATG GTACGATTTACTAATTGCCCATCAAACCGAGCTTGGTCAACTTATAACACTGGAGCAAGGAAAACCTGTAGCGGAAGGCTATAATGAG GTCTTGATTGGGGCTAGTTGTTTGGAGTTCTTTCTTGAGGAAGTGAAGCATTGTTATGGTGATATAATTCCACAAACACAAGCAGATCGCCGAATGTTTGTTTTAAAGCAG CCTGTAGGTGTTGTTGGTGCAATTACTCCCTGGAACCTTCCATTGGCTATGGCTCTTCGGAAG GTTAGTCCTGCCATGGCTTGTGGCTGCACAGTGGTTATAAAGCCCTCTGAATTAACTCCATTGTCAGCCTTAGCAGTAGCTGAACTTGCTCTTCAAGCTGGAATTCCACCG GGTGTTTTCAACATGGTCATGGGATTTGCCCCTGAGATTGGGGATGCCTTCCTTGCAAGTCCAAAG GTTAGGGCGATCACTTTTACGGGCTCAACAGCTGTTGGGAAGATGTTGCTGGCTGGTGCTGCTCAGACTGTTAAAAAG ACATCTATGGAACTTGGCGGTAATGCACCTAGCATGATATTTGATGATGCAGACTTGGAGGTGACCGTGAAAGGACTT ATGATTGTGAAATTCTTTAATTGTGGACAAACATGTATTTCTCCGAATAGAATATTGGTACAAGAAG GTATTCACGATAAATTTGCAGCTGCCCTTACAAAAGCTGTCCAGACTCTGCGAGTTGGGCATGGCTTTGATGAAGGTGTGACCCAG GGCCCACTGATTAATCAAGCTGCATTGCACAAG ATTGAGGCATTGGTTGAAGATGCTGTCTCACAG GGGGCAAAAGTCCTCGTTGGGGGTAAAAGACACAGTTTGGGATTGACTTTTTATGAGCCCACAGTACTTGTCGATGTCACTAGTGATATGCTTATATCAAG TACCGAAATATTTGGACCTGTTCTAGCCCTGCAGCGATTTAAGACTGAGGAGGAAGCTATCCACCTTGCAAATGACAGTAATGCAG GTTTAGCAGGCTACATTTACACAGAGAACTTGCGTCGCTGTTGGCGTGTCGCTGAAGCTATCGAATTTGGAATTGTTGGTGTCAATGATGGATTAATTCCAGCAGCG AGTGCTCCATTTGGTGGGTTTAAGCAGTCTGGTCTTGGACGTGAAGGATCCAAGTATGGGTTGGATGATTTTCTAGAA ATCAAATATCTGTGCTTGGGAAATATGGTGTAA
- the LOC100251993 gene encoding succinate-semialdehyde dehydrogenase, mitochondrial isoform X1, which yields MEAQSVITRFQNSGVFRTQGLIGGKWTEAYDGKTIQVHNPATGEVIADVPCMGQPETNDAISSAYEMFNSWSKVTAIERSQCLWKWHDLLIAHKEELGQLITLEQGKPLNEAIIEVIIAAGYLEFFAEEAKHVYSDIIPSTVADCQLFVIKQPVGVVGAITPWNFPLAMLTSKVGPALACGCTVVLEPSELTPLIAFAAAGLALEAGIPSGALNVVTGNAPDIEHALLASPKVRKITFTGLSAVEKKIMPGAGETLRKVSLEPGGNAPCIVFDDTDLGVAVKSILAVKFHNSGQTCISANRILVQEGIYEKFATAFSKAVTSLQVGDGFCEGVTQGPLINEAAVQTVESLVQDAISKGAKLLLGGKRHNLGMTFYEPTVIGDVNNKMLISRNKICGPIAALLRFKTEEEAICIANDTDEGLAAYIFTKNLQRSWRVSEVLEYGLVGVSEGLIPTVMAPVSGFKNTGLGQEGSKKGMLEYLEVITRERVRNKWFCTIVIYSNVCRLALNNFVVCCKCLWFCVLVDGISSQA from the exons ATGGAAGCACAAAGTGTTATAACTCGGTTTCAAAATTCTGGTGTGTTTCGGACCCAGGGCCTTATTGGAGGAAAATGGACTGAAGCTTATGATGGCAAGACTATTCAG GTCCACAACCCTGCTACTGGTGAAGTTATAGCAGATGTTCCATGCATGGGTCAGCCTGAGACAAACGATGCGATATCTTCAGCTTATGAGATGTTCAATT CTTGGAGCAAAGTTACTGCGATTGAAAGGAGCCAATGCCTGTGGAAATG GCACGATTTACTCATTGCCCATAAAGAAGAGCTTGGTCAACTTATAACACTAGAGCAAGGGAAACCTCTAAATGAAGCCATTATTGAG GTCATCATTGCGGCTGGCTACCTTGAGTTCTTTGCAGAGGAAGCAAAACATGTATATAGTGATATAATTCCATCGACAGTAGCTGATTGCCAGTTGTTTGTTATAAAACAG CCTGTTGGTGTTGTTGGTGCAATTACTCCATGGAACTTTCCGTTGGCTATGCTTACTTCGAAG GTTGGCCCTGCCCTAGCTTGTGGCTGCACGGTGGTTTTAGAGCCCTCTGAACTTACACCCTTGATAGCCTTCGCAGCAGCTGGGCTTGCGCTTGAAGCAGGAATACCATCG GGTGCTCTGAATGTTGTCACGGGAAATGCTCCTGACATTGAGCATGCTTTACTTGCAAGTCCAAAG gtaagaaaaataacatttacagGCTTGTCAGCTGTTGAAAAGAAGATAATGCCAGGTGCTGGTGAGACTCTTAGAAAG GTATCTCTTGAACCTGGCGGTAATGCACCTTGCATAGTTTTTGATGACACGGACCTGGGCGTGGCAGTAAAATCAATT CTGGCCGTGAAATTCCATAATAGTGGGCAAACATGTATTTCTGCCAATAGAATACTTGTGCAAGAAG gtatttatgaaaaatttgcCACTGCTTTTTCTAAAGCTGTCACAAGTCTGCAAGTTGGGGATGGGTTTTGTGAAGGTGTGACCCAG GGTCCACTAATTAATGAAGCTGCAGTGCAAACG GTTGAGTCATTAGTTCAAGATGCTATCTCAAAG GGAGCAAAACTCCTCCTTGGGGGTAAAAGACACAATCTGGGGATGACTTTTTATGAGCCCACAGTAATCGGTGATGTCAACAACAAGATGCTTATATCAAG GAACAAGATATGTGGACCTATTGCTGCCCTTCTGCGTTTTAAAACCGAGGAGGAAGCCATCTGCATTGCAAATGACACTGATGAAG GTTTAGCTGCCTatattttcacaaaaaaccTACAACGATCTTGGCGTGTCTCTGAAGTTCTTGAATATGGACTTGTTGGTGTCAGTGAAGGATTAATTCCGACAGTG ATGGCTCCGGTTAGTGGGTTTAAGAATACTGGTCTTGGACAAGAAGGATCCAAAAAGGGCATGCTTGAATATCTGGAA GTCATAACAAGAGAAAGAGTGAGGAATAAGTGGTTTTGCACAATTGTAATCTATTCAAATGTGTGTAGACTAGCTTTGAATAACTTTGTGGTTTGTTGTAAATGTTTATGGTTTTGTGTTCTAGTGGATGGTATTAGTTCTCAAGCTTAA
- the LOC100251993 gene encoding succinate-semialdehyde dehydrogenase, mitochondrial isoform X3: MEAQSVITRFQNSGVFRTQGLIGGKWTEAYDGKTIQVHNPATGEVIADVPCMGQPETNDAISSAYEMFNSWSKVTAIERSQCLWKWHDLLIAHKEELGQLITLEQGKPLNEAIIEVIIAAGYLEFFAEEAKHVYSDIIPSTVADCQLFVIKQPVGVVGAITPWNFPLAMLTSKVGPALACGCTVVLEPSELTPLIAFAAAGLALEAGIPSGALNVVTGNAPDIEHALLASPKVRKITFTGLSAVEKKIMPGAGETLRKVSLEPGGNAPCIVFDDTDLGVAVKSILAVKFHNSGQTCISANRILVQEGIYEKFATAFSKAVTSLQVGDGFCEGVTQGPLINEAAVQTVESLVQDAISKGAKLLLGGKRHNLGMTFYEPTVIGDVNNKMLISRNKICGPIAALLRFKTEEEAICIANDTDEGLAAYIFTKNLQRSWRVSEVLEYGLVGVSEGLIPTVMAPVSGFKNTGLGQEGSKKGMLEYLELKYICLGNMNNI, encoded by the exons ATGGAAGCACAAAGTGTTATAACTCGGTTTCAAAATTCTGGTGTGTTTCGGACCCAGGGCCTTATTGGAGGAAAATGGACTGAAGCTTATGATGGCAAGACTATTCAG GTCCACAACCCTGCTACTGGTGAAGTTATAGCAGATGTTCCATGCATGGGTCAGCCTGAGACAAACGATGCGATATCTTCAGCTTATGAGATGTTCAATT CTTGGAGCAAAGTTACTGCGATTGAAAGGAGCCAATGCCTGTGGAAATG GCACGATTTACTCATTGCCCATAAAGAAGAGCTTGGTCAACTTATAACACTAGAGCAAGGGAAACCTCTAAATGAAGCCATTATTGAG GTCATCATTGCGGCTGGCTACCTTGAGTTCTTTGCAGAGGAAGCAAAACATGTATATAGTGATATAATTCCATCGACAGTAGCTGATTGCCAGTTGTTTGTTATAAAACAG CCTGTTGGTGTTGTTGGTGCAATTACTCCATGGAACTTTCCGTTGGCTATGCTTACTTCGAAG GTTGGCCCTGCCCTAGCTTGTGGCTGCACGGTGGTTTTAGAGCCCTCTGAACTTACACCCTTGATAGCCTTCGCAGCAGCTGGGCTTGCGCTTGAAGCAGGAATACCATCG GGTGCTCTGAATGTTGTCACGGGAAATGCTCCTGACATTGAGCATGCTTTACTTGCAAGTCCAAAG gtaagaaaaataacatttacagGCTTGTCAGCTGTTGAAAAGAAGATAATGCCAGGTGCTGGTGAGACTCTTAGAAAG GTATCTCTTGAACCTGGCGGTAATGCACCTTGCATAGTTTTTGATGACACGGACCTGGGCGTGGCAGTAAAATCAATT CTGGCCGTGAAATTCCATAATAGTGGGCAAACATGTATTTCTGCCAATAGAATACTTGTGCAAGAAG gtatttatgaaaaatttgcCACTGCTTTTTCTAAAGCTGTCACAAGTCTGCAAGTTGGGGATGGGTTTTGTGAAGGTGTGACCCAG GGTCCACTAATTAATGAAGCTGCAGTGCAAACG GTTGAGTCATTAGTTCAAGATGCTATCTCAAAG GGAGCAAAACTCCTCCTTGGGGGTAAAAGACACAATCTGGGGATGACTTTTTATGAGCCCACAGTAATCGGTGATGTCAACAACAAGATGCTTATATCAAG GAACAAGATATGTGGACCTATTGCTGCCCTTCTGCGTTTTAAAACCGAGGAGGAAGCCATCTGCATTGCAAATGACACTGATGAAG GTTTAGCTGCCTatattttcacaaaaaaccTACAACGATCTTGGCGTGTCTCTGAAGTTCTTGAATATGGACTTGTTGGTGTCAGTGAAGGATTAATTCCGACAGTG ATGGCTCCGGTTAGTGGGTTTAAGAATACTGGTCTTGGACAAGAAGGATCCAAAAAGGGCATGCTTGAATATCTGGAA ttaaaatatatatgtttgggAAATATGAATAATATCTGA
- the LOC100251993 gene encoding succinate-semialdehyde dehydrogenase, mitochondrial isoform X2, translating into MSNSVHNPATGEVIADVPCMGQPETNDAISSAYEMFNSWSKVTAIERSQCLWKWHDLLIAHKEELGQLITLEQGKPLNEAIIEVIIAAGYLEFFAEEAKHVYSDIIPSTVADCQLFVIKQPVGVVGAITPWNFPLAMLTSKVGPALACGCTVVLEPSELTPLIAFAAAGLALEAGIPSGALNVVTGNAPDIEHALLASPKVRKITFTGLSAVEKKIMPGAGETLRKVSLEPGGNAPCIVFDDTDLGVAVKSILAVKFHNSGQTCISANRILVQEGIYEKFATAFSKAVTSLQVGDGFCEGVTQGPLINEAAVQTVESLVQDAISKGAKLLLGGKRHNLGMTFYEPTVIGDVNNKMLISRNKICGPIAALLRFKTEEEAICIANDTDEGLAAYIFTKNLQRSWRVSEVLEYGLVGVSEGLIPTVMAPVSGFKNTGLGQEGSKKGMLEYLEVITRERVRNKWFCTIVIYSNVCRLALNNFVVCCKCLWFCVLVDGISSQA; encoded by the exons ATGAGCAATTCA GTCCACAACCCTGCTACTGGTGAAGTTATAGCAGATGTTCCATGCATGGGTCAGCCTGAGACAAACGATGCGATATCTTCAGCTTATGAGATGTTCAATT CTTGGAGCAAAGTTACTGCGATTGAAAGGAGCCAATGCCTGTGGAAATG GCACGATTTACTCATTGCCCATAAAGAAGAGCTTGGTCAACTTATAACACTAGAGCAAGGGAAACCTCTAAATGAAGCCATTATTGAG GTCATCATTGCGGCTGGCTACCTTGAGTTCTTTGCAGAGGAAGCAAAACATGTATATAGTGATATAATTCCATCGACAGTAGCTGATTGCCAGTTGTTTGTTATAAAACAG CCTGTTGGTGTTGTTGGTGCAATTACTCCATGGAACTTTCCGTTGGCTATGCTTACTTCGAAG GTTGGCCCTGCCCTAGCTTGTGGCTGCACGGTGGTTTTAGAGCCCTCTGAACTTACACCCTTGATAGCCTTCGCAGCAGCTGGGCTTGCGCTTGAAGCAGGAATACCATCG GGTGCTCTGAATGTTGTCACGGGAAATGCTCCTGACATTGAGCATGCTTTACTTGCAAGTCCAAAG gtaagaaaaataacatttacagGCTTGTCAGCTGTTGAAAAGAAGATAATGCCAGGTGCTGGTGAGACTCTTAGAAAG GTATCTCTTGAACCTGGCGGTAATGCACCTTGCATAGTTTTTGATGACACGGACCTGGGCGTGGCAGTAAAATCAATT CTGGCCGTGAAATTCCATAATAGTGGGCAAACATGTATTTCTGCCAATAGAATACTTGTGCAAGAAG gtatttatgaaaaatttgcCACTGCTTTTTCTAAAGCTGTCACAAGTCTGCAAGTTGGGGATGGGTTTTGTGAAGGTGTGACCCAG GGTCCACTAATTAATGAAGCTGCAGTGCAAACG GTTGAGTCATTAGTTCAAGATGCTATCTCAAAG GGAGCAAAACTCCTCCTTGGGGGTAAAAGACACAATCTGGGGATGACTTTTTATGAGCCCACAGTAATCGGTGATGTCAACAACAAGATGCTTATATCAAG GAACAAGATATGTGGACCTATTGCTGCCCTTCTGCGTTTTAAAACCGAGGAGGAAGCCATCTGCATTGCAAATGACACTGATGAAG GTTTAGCTGCCTatattttcacaaaaaaccTACAACGATCTTGGCGTGTCTCTGAAGTTCTTGAATATGGACTTGTTGGTGTCAGTGAAGGATTAATTCCGACAGTG ATGGCTCCGGTTAGTGGGTTTAAGAATACTGGTCTTGGACAAGAAGGATCCAAAAAGGGCATGCTTGAATATCTGGAA GTCATAACAAGAGAAAGAGTGAGGAATAAGTGGTTTTGCACAATTGTAATCTATTCAAATGTGTGTAGACTAGCTTTGAATAACTTTGTGGTTTGTTGTAAATGTTTATGGTTTTGTGTTCTAGTGGATGGTATTAGTTCTCAAGCTTAA